The nucleotide sequence TATAGTCCAATTCCTGTTGTAAGATATCATATCGTTTGAGCAAGATACGATCCTCCTCTGGTAGAAATTCAATGAAAGCCTGTCCACGTGATGCCAATCTAGAGGAGAAGGTGCCAAGCACGATAAGGATTTGACACAACGTCCTCAACTGCTCACTTTCCTTCAATATTATTAGTTTATAAAGGTCTAATTGAGGGGGGTGAACAGAGCTTGCGTGTTTTTTGAGGTGCACTGCTAACAGCCATGATAACACATCTATTTGGGACCACAAAGGCAACGGTACTGTGATAGATGTCTCTGACCTAGCGACTTCGTATGTGGTTGAGAATAACGCAAATTCCAAAGTTTCCAGCTTGAAGTCTTCCTTATTCAATAGAACcttgaacaatttgaacaaaacaacGGCATCAGTTAGACTTGCTGGAGGTGCATCCGCTTTTAAAGGAGAGTCCAGAAATTCGGAAATCCAATGAATTACGGCAATAGCTAACCGGTCGGTCAATGATTCATTCATTTCCATCGTTATTGTAGTGTATGGGGAGTTCATAATAATTTGAGAAGAATCTCCACgaaaataacaaaaattggttgcaaaactaAGTCAACATTAACAATGAGGTGGACACCCGAAAACAATCGTATTACGGGTTCACTTTTACGCTTTAAacgtatatatatatatatatatatatatatatataggACTAAGTATCAAAATCTAAACTACCAAAGGAGTCAAAGTGTCGTGCATGGTGGGTTTCGCATAAAGTAGCCGTTAAAAATTACCTACAAGGATGACACCACAGTGGCCTTCAATCCAGTGAATCATTAAGGATCACAAGTAGCTTTAAAACTAAATTGTCTCATGCCTCGTTTCATCCACTGTAAAAAGATCGCCACATTTCAAACATCTTCTTGAAAAAAGTATCTAGTGGTTTACACGAAAATaagcattgaaaaaaaatgagATCGCAATTCGAAAAAGTGCAGTAAAATACATCACTACAATCACTTCAAATGTCTGGGGTAAAGAGTATTCTTAAGCTTGCCAAGTCATCTTTAGAGCAAAATGACCCTGAGGCAGCGTTGGTTCACTCGAAGGAAGTTATAAAACTCGACCCTAAGTCCTATTATGCATTTGTTTTTCAAGGGAAAGCatatcaacttttgaatgACCTAACGAAAGCAATCACCTCATTTAAAAGGGCAATTGAGCTAGAACTGGATAACCTTCTTGCCTGGAAAGGTTACTTTCAAATAGCCAAGGGCTCAAATGATtatgaacaatttttctCTGTCTTAACTGCATTGGCCAAGATTTATATCGAGCAGGGGATATCGATCTCTGAGTTGTTGAGAGATATGAGAGCTTACTTGGATACCAACAACGTAAAGAACAATGAAGCTTTGTATGAATATTATTTGAGGTCAATTGTGCCAGGCACTGAATTAGGAGATTTAATTGGATCATCAGTTGAGGCTCCATCAAATACGTACAAAAAGTTAATTGATTTAAAACAAACTCAAGTGGAGAAAGAAATAACTACTAGGGTGTCCAAAGAAAGAATAAAGCTTGGAAGAATTATAAAATTGGAGCAAAAGGCAAAACTTGATGCCATATCTTGGTCATATTATTCAGATAAtgacttgttgaatttataTGATGCGTTTTTGAGTACATGTGATGACGAGCTTTTGAGAAAAATCTACCAAGAAAAACTATTGAAGCTCAAATACGaactattgaaaatttgcCCTGAAAAAGAGCCTATAATAAAGGATATAAAACAGTCAGTTGAAGATATGGTTTTCTTGAAAACGACTAGTTTATTTTGTTGGAATTTGTACTTTGATTGGAACGATGATAAATCGATTGATTCCTTGGAAGAAGACAGAGTGATTGAATATTTGcaattatttcaaaatgaaggGTTGGGTCTTGTTttgtttggatttgttATGAGTGATATTTCGCCATACAACAAGGACAAGATAATCAAAGCTTTATCAGGTAAGGAGATTGTGCCGGcgaaaaaagaaaagagagaaaatGCTCCTGAATTGGAAGAGTTGATAGACATGGATGGCGACCATGATGATGTTAACTCACAACTATACTTACCACAAGAGGAAGTATTGGGAGTTTTGTTGGATGGATTTAGCAAAGCGAAAGGATCAATTCTTGCAAACAGAATTATAGTGAACTACTATATCCACTTAAGACAATATCATGTCGCGTCCGAGAGATGTCGAGAGGGAATTAAAATCTTAGCTGATCTACAACGTAACTTCGGTgtggatttgaaaaatacaaagGAAGATTTATTATGCTCACTTGCTACTGTGTACACATATTATGAAGCTCCAAAGAACTATACTCGAGCTATTCAATTATATGACAAGATTTTGTCAACCAATGCTGATAATGTAAAGGCAAAAGTTGGTAAAGGTTTGATATACGTAGAAAGAGGCGAGCTTGAGGAGGCAAGAATGCTTTTGGAAGAGATTGTTAGAGACTATCCTGCCAACTTGGAAGCAGAGTCTGAATATTATTGGTGTCTTGTCAAGATGGGACAACACGATGAAGGTAGAGAGGGATTGCACAATTTCTTAGCAAAGATTACCGGAGGTGATTTGCATAGTCGAGATATAAGAGCTGTGGCATATTGGAGGCTAGCCAAAAGCTACATGGATACTGAGGAGTATGATGAGAGTTACaaatatttgattgaatcTTTAAAGAACTCCGACTTATATGCACCAGCATATACTTTATTAGGTGTGCTTCTCCAAGACTATTATGGCGATCTTGAAAGGGGTCAGAAGTGTTTCTACAAAGCATTTGATTTAGATTCCAACGAAATTACAGCAGCAAGGTATCTTGTGGAGCAAGCCGCAGAAAAGAATGAGTGGGAAGTGGCCAATGTGCTTGCTAAAAGAGTTGTTGACAACGAATCTACACGAAGATTGATCATGCGTGGAGATACTGAAGATCCATCTTGGCCATATAGAGTTCTCGGATGTGGTGCTTTGAATAACCAGGACGATGCTAAAGCAGTTGaatggtttcaaaatgCCCTTCGAACTAATGCAAAAGATTACCAATGCTGGGTGGGATTAGGAGAGGCttatttcaattgtggtAGACTTGATGCCGCAGCAAAGGTATTTCAACATGCCTTGGAGATGAATAGTGACAAGGAGTGGATAATCCAGTACATGTTGGGAGTGGTTATGTGTGAAATGAAGGATTTTAATGAAGGCTTGAGTTATTTGTACTCTGCCTTGGAAGCCCAGCCCAATGAAGAGTGTATTATTAGTGCTATATACGAGGCGAATATCGAAAACAGCAGAAAGTTCCTTCAATCGGGATTCTTTGGAAGGGCGATAAACTCTGTTTCAAAAGCGTTGGCTTTTGTCAAACAAGGAGTGGAAATAAACAAAGGTTCACAAAAAGTATGGAAAGCTTTGGGTGATTGTCTTCGAGTATTTGTCAAAATCAGGGAACGTATTAGTGATACCCCTTTTGACCTAGTTGTTGACATTTTTAACAACGTTAATTTTGCCAACTTTGAGTACCCCTTGATTgagtcaatttctttggCTAATGCAAAACTAAAACTTGAAGAAGGTAAGGATGTGGAGGCACTAGTTTTATTCATTATACTAGCTTCTGTAGCAgctttgaacaatttgccTTTGAAAGCAAACAAAGTACTCAAAGCAACTGGATTTTATAATCTTGGTTTATCCTTGTTGGAATCTTTTCAAGAGATAGACTATGTCGGGTTCCGTGATTTATCGGTATACTACCTCAAACGAGCCATCAAGATTGAACAACATAATGCCAATTATTGGATTGCTTTAGGAAATGCATATTTCACAACCAACCCGCAAATTTCCCAACATTGCTACATTAAGGCTACTACATTAGAGGTGAAAGACGCCGAGATTTGGGTCAATTTAGCGACATTGTACTTAAAATTTGGTGATACACAATTAGCACAGGAGACCTTCTTGAGGGCACAATCAGTAGCTCCACAAGATCCACAATCATGGCTTGGTACTGCTGTTGCTTCGGAGGTTTTGGGAGACGATGAAAAAGCGTCTGACCAGTATATCCATGCCTTTACATTGTCCAAAGGAAGATTGGCTTTGGCCCTGTTTTTGTTTGGGTTATCTGTCGTCAACCGCAGTAATGGTCGTGATCCAAAAGATATTGAGACTGCTCAAGAATTCAGTATAAGTAACCAGGCCATGAATCAATACTTGAAATATTATCCAGAAGATGAAGCAGCATTAAGTCTTGGACTTTCCATTGCAGAAAGATGTAAGGATTTTGAAACTGcgattcaatttggaacCAAATTGTGTTCACTTTACGAAAAGCTGTACGAAGAGACGGAGAATGAGGCTACTTTGCTGAGATTTGCTACTACAAAAAGTCAGCTAGCAAGGTTGCGCCTAGGATTGGGTGACTATGATAGTGCTATTGAAGATTCTAAGGTTTCACTTGAGCTTGATCCTGAACTGGAGCAGATTATGATATCAGTGAGAATCACTCTTGGTTTAGCTTATTTCTTCACTAATAGATTTCAAGATGCGATtggtgaattgaaaattgttttgagtGAGTATAGCGACTCTTCAAGAATTGTTGCATTAATTGCTCAAGTCTTATATGCACATGATACTGAAGAATCAAAACAAGCTGctattgatcaattattTGCTCATATTGAAGAGCATGGctcatcattgttgattgtgcTTACCCTTGGTGCGATCTCTTtagttgaagatttacCTGATTATCTTGAAGCTGTCAAGGATGATTTATTAggattgaatttgaatgaaattgtcGCCGATACAAGAAGAGAAGTCCCCAGATTAATTGAAGAGATCAATAAGAGGTTGGGTAAAGATGAAGACAAGATTTGGTCTAGATATGCATACATGTTCCCCTTCAGTTATCACATTTGGAAACATATTAATTCGGAAATGGCTAAACAAGTGAtaatttcaagaa is from Candida orthopsilosis Co 90-125, chromosome 1 draft sequence and encodes:
- a CDS encoding Ski3 protein (S. cerevisiae homolog SKI3 has role in nuclear-transcribed mRNA catabolic process, 3'-5' exonucleolytic nonsense-mediated decay, mRNA catabolic process, non-stop decay and localizes to Ski complex) produces the protein MSGVKSILKLAKSSLEQNDPEAALVHSKEVIKLDPKSYYAFVFQGKAYQLLNDLTKAITSFKRAIELESDNLLAWKGYFQIAKGSNDYEQFFSVLTALAKIYIEQGISISELLRDMRAYLDTNNVKNNEALYEYYLRSIVPGTELGDLIGSSVEAPSNTYKKLIDLKQTQVEKEITTRVSKERIKLGRIIKLEQKAKLDAISWSYYSDNDLLNLYDAFLSTCDDELLRKIYQEKLLKLKYELLKICPEKEPIIKDIKQSVEDMVFLKTTSLFCWNLYFDWNDDKSIDSLEEDRVIEYLQLFQNEGLGLVLFGFVMSDISPYNKDKIIKALSGKEIVPAKKEKRENAPELEELIDMDGDHDDVNSQLYLPQEEVLGVLLDGFSKAKGSILANRIIVNYYIHLRQYHVASERCREGIKILADLQRNFGVDLKNTKEDLLCSLATVYTYYEAPKNYTRAIQLYDKILSTNADNVKAKVGKGLIYVERGELEEARMLLEEIVRDYPANLEAESEYYWCLVKMGQHDEGREGLHNFLAKITGGDLHSRDIRAVAYWRLAKSYMDTEEYDESYKYLIESLKNSDLYAPAYTLLGVLLQDYYGDLERGQKCFYKAFDLDSNEITAARYLVEQAAEKNEWEVANVLAKRVVDNESTRRLIMRGDTEDPSWPYRVLGCGALNNQDDAKAVEWFQNALRTNAKDYQCWVGLGEAYFNCGRLDAAAKVFQHALEMNSDKEWIIQYMLGVVMCEMKDFNEGLSYLYSALEAQPNEECIISAIYEANIENSRKFLQSGFFGRAINSVSKALAFVKQGVEINKGSQKVWKALGDCLRVFVKIRERISDTPFDLVVDIFNNVNFANFEYPLIESISLANAKLKLEEGKDVEALVLFIILASVAALNNLPLKANKVLKATGFYNLGLSLLESFQEIDYVGFRDLSVYYLKRAIKIEQHNANYWIALGNAYFTTNPQISQHCYIKATTLEVKDAEIWVNLATLYLKFGDTQLAQETFLRAQSVAPQDPQSWLGTAVASEVLGDDEKASDQYIHAFTLSKGRLALASFLFGLSVVNRSNGRDPKDIETAQEFSISNQAMNQYLKYYPEDEAALSLGLSIAERCKDFETAIQFGTKLCSLYEKSYEETENEATLSRFATTKSQLARLRLGLGDYDSAIEDSKVSLELDPESEQIMISVRITLGLAYFFTNRFQDAIGELKIVLSEYSDSSRIVALIAQVLYAHDTEESKQAAIDQLFAHIEEHGSSLLIVLTLGAISLVEDLPDYLEAVKDDLLGLNLNEIVADTRREVPRLIEEINKRLGKDEDKIWSRYAYMFPFSYHIWKHINSEMAKQVIISRNEKVTGSEYAEAMVKTGKLRDIQRGLMMNPCNEEALEAIELCIA